Proteins encoded by one window of Cannabis sativa cultivar Pink pepper isolate KNU-18-1 chromosome 4, ASM2916894v1, whole genome shotgun sequence:
- the LOC115712711 gene encoding LOW QUALITY PROTEIN: protein FREE1 (The sequence of the model RefSeq protein was modified relative to this genomic sequence to represent the inferred CDS: inserted 2 bases in 1 codon), translated as MQQQRDYTSAPYHPYYHLFPNPNPNPNPNSDHVPTSFPSAPPFNSGYVPNDYSSYSQNPDPVTVHVSPSAPPYTPPVNPNLQSFNSASQATPYQPLTQQQSYFPTYSQHQTAPNYAPPAPSLPSNPSPTLNSQYSSVYSPSYGQSGALVPPVYDNPYENSVKYDQGSGYLDNRYGDYRQRPWSDVESDLYGKRYDSGRDDEFVGGVYAYQGNKVEPYGSRGTAPNKSSTLFDDYGRAISFSSSKDSSCSSSKIVREVPKAEIQQDVKSGLQKFRVKLLAESGGQSTTDVLCQIGLDGIRMLDPNTSRTLRIYPLETISRCEVMDSSTLAFWSKSSVDIETKRTRLQSNSYTTSILLDIVTAATVQGKEMGGSIMPSKSFKLNEQSTEKKKGFTDWINLVKPVNEEKDHWVPDEAVTKCTSCRTDFGAFVRKHHCRNCGDIFCDKCTQGRTALTADENAQSVRVCDQCMAEVIQRLNNAXKDVASKHEDLAKKLQVLMTTIIIILTWFFL; from the exons ATGCAGCAACAACGAGATTACACTTCAGCTCCCTATCATCCTTATTACCATCTATTTCCAAACCCTAATCCCAACCCCAACCCCAATTCCGATCATGTTCCCACTTCATTCCCTTCCGCCCCACCTTTCAACTCCGGTTACGTTCCCAACGATTACTCTTCTTATTCTCAAAATCCCGATCCTGTTACTGTTCATGTTTCTCCCTCTGCTCCTCCTTACACCCCTCCTGTAAACCCTAATTTGCAGTCCTTCAATTCCGCTTCTCAGGCCACTCCTTATCAACCTCTGACCCAGCAGCAATCGTACTTTCCCACGTACAGTCAGCATCAGACGGCTCCTAATTATGCTCCTCCTGCACCTTCACTGCCTTCAAATCCTAGCCCCACCCTGAATTCTCAATATTCGTCTGTATATTCTCCTTCATATGGTCAATCGGGAGCTTTGGTACCGCCTGTCTACGATAATCCATATGAGAATTCTGTGAAATACGATCAGGGTAGTGGTTATTTGGATAACAGATACGGAGATTACAGACAGAGGCCATGGTCCGATGTGGAATCGGATCTGTATGGGAAGCGATATGATTCGGGTCGGGACGATGAATTTGTGGGTGGAGTTTATGCTTACCAAGGGAACAAGGTTGAGCCGTATGGGTCTAGGGGCACTGCGCCTAATAAGTCATCGACTTTGTTCGACGATTATGGTAGAGCGATTAGTTTCTCTTCTAGTAAGGACTCAAGTTGTAGTTCGAGCAAAATTGTGAGGGAGGTCCCCAAGGCGGAGATACAGCAAGATGTGAAAAGTGGGCTTCAGAAGTTTCGCGTTAAGCTCTTGGCTGAAAGTGGAGGACAGAGTACCACGGACGTTCTTTGCCAG ATTGGTTTGGATGGGATTCGCATGCTTGATCCTAATACCAGTCGGACATTGAGAATATATCCCCTTGAAACCATTAGTAGATGTGAA GTGATGGATTCATCTACCTTGGCATTTTGGTCAAAGAGCTCTGTAGACATTGAGACAAAGCGTACTAGACTCCAGTCAAATAGTTATACAACCAGCATTCTTTTAGACATTGTCACTGCTGCTACTGTCCAG GGGAAGGAAATGGGTGGAAGTATTATGCCTTCAAAGTCTTTCAAGTTGAATGAACAGTCCACAGAGAAAAAGAAAGGGTTTACTGATTGGATCAACTTAGTGAAGCCTGTCAATGAGGAGAAGGATCATTGG GTCCCTGATGAAGCAGTTACAAAGTGTACATCATGTAGAACAGATTTCGGGGCTTTCGTGCGGAAG CATCACTGTCGGAACTGTGGAGACATTTTCTGTGATAAGTGTACCCAAGGTAGAACTGCTCTTACTGCTGATGAGAATGCCCAATCTGTTCGTGTTTGTGATCAATGCATG GCTGAAGTTATTCAGAGGCTGAATAATGC TAAGGATGTCGCAAGTAAACACGAGGATCTTGCTAAGAAGCTTCAGGTACTTATGACTACTATTATCATAATACTAACATGGTTCTTTTTATAA